ACAGGGTACAAGAACTTAGAGCGAGATTTTTTCCAACGAACTAGAAGAAACTACACTAGAAGACAATTCAAAAATAGATGGGATGCCATGAAAGCTTTGTACTCAACATGGAAGTACTATAGAGGTAGATGCACTGGGCTGGGTTGGGACCAAGCTACAAGAACTGTTACCGCCGACGAGGACCGGTGGCAAGAGACTATAAAGGTATATAGTTACTAATTTGTACTGTTTATATTAAAAGGTTATTAATATTATGTGCACACTTTGTTGGTATGAGATTCAATGCTAATTTGTACTGTTTTTATTCATAGGGCAATAAACTTGCTGAAGGTTTTCGTAAAGGACCTCTAGATTTCATAGATGAACTTGAAATTATGTTTGCGAGAGCTCATGTTGATGGGAAGAGTTCTTATATGCCCGGGGCAGGCAATGAGCAAGTTATTATTGAAGATGATAATGAAGGTGAGGAGGTACTAGTTACTCCTACAAGTCAGAAGAGTGGGTGTTTGAATGGAAAGCGTGTGGGTAGTAGTGGTGGTGGAAGcccaaataagaaaaagaccCCCATGCAGAGAGAATTCAAGCGTATGGTTGATCATTATACTTCTGACCGATCGTCGGTGTCATCTACTAGTAATGCCACTTTAACTGCTGAGATTGAAAGTACAATGCAGAAGGTGGTGGAATGTGGGGCATCCGAAGAAAGTCCTGAGTACTACATGGCAACCAAGTTGTTTGGCAAAGTTGAGAATCGTGTCTTCTTTAATACTATGAAGACAAAAGAGGGAAGATTGTGTTGGCTAACAAGGATGTATGaagtgttgggaatatgccctagaggcaatcatgtatgatgtaattcccaatatattcataaatattattaagttgtccttgtttgaacatctgatatgtatcattgaatatgtgatttgattgtggaactatgtattcatgttgttcatactaaattgtccttagtcattgaggttgtgctggacacataacctagactaatgtgaaagttggctgatgactcggttccacttgtcatgggcatggtgatgtcattccagcttacacggactcggctaaagagtttagcgagtcggactgacccatattgagatgcaacgagtaggtcgtcatttgcatgtctcaatcaatgtaatccttagacctgaggttatcgcacaatccgagttgtggatcaccaacttaggttctgtcaaacgttgttccgtaacagggcagttataaaggcagagttcgggttgactgagaatcaagctgtgtgatgtggata
This is a stretch of genomic DNA from Brachypodium distachyon strain Bd21 chromosome 1, Brachypodium_distachyon_v3.0, whole genome shotgun sequence. It encodes these proteins:
- the LOC112270075 gene encoding L10-interacting MYB domain-containing protein-like, whose product is MDQEKVNQSKANWDAIAAKAFCEICAEQMLEGNRPTAFLSTTGYKNLERDFFQRTRRNYTRRQFKNRWDAMKALYSTWKYYRGRCTGLGWDQATRTVTADEDRWQETIKGNKLAEGFRKGPLDFIDELEIMFARAHVDGKSSYMPGAGNEQVIIEDDNEGEEVLVTPTSQKSGCLNGKRVGSSGGGSPNKKKTPMQREFKRMVDHYTSDRSSVSSTSNATLTAEIESTMQKVVECGASEESPEYYMATKLFGKVENRVFFNTMKTKEGRLCWLTRMYEVLGICPRVMLCSEIIVLCWNCSETVLKLF